ATGTACAAAAGATATAATAGACGTGGCGTCCGTCTAAAAAAAAGACACAACAGGGCTACAGCTGTACACAAAACATCTTCAATGTGACACCCATATACACAATGAGAGATGGATCATTACACTCTCAAGTCTCAAACTATCATGAGTAATCTTATCCTTAAAAGTTATCACGAAGACATGGTATTTTTTAAAAGGCGGTTGTCACTCAATAAATGATACGGAGTAATTATAATGATGGATCGACaaattatttttgaaaaatcaaGTAGAAGTGTCTAAACATAATTGTTAAAGGAGGCAAGTTATAGTATTTTGGTTAGATTATGAACATTTTATATAAGTCAAGGGTATGTTAGattctttttttttaattataatgATGGATCGACAGATTATTTTTGAACAAGTGGAAGTGTCTAAACATAATTGTTAAAGGCAGCAGCCAGCAAGTTATTGTATTTTGGTTAGATTATGAACATTTTATACAAGTCAGGGGTATGTTAGATTTTTTTTTCCCTTAAAAAATGAAGGGCACATATTAGAATTTGCAAAAACACAAGGGTAACAGAGAAAATTCCCAAAAAAGGTCACAATATGAGACATGGGTTCAAGGTGATACTTTGGCAGCACTAAACTAAGGTATCAAGTGTCCCAAGATACTGAGTATATCAGATTCCCTGTTTAGATCCTACTTATAGTGTTGGCCATAAAGTCCCTCATGTTGTAATGGAGATGAAAAAACAATGTGTGCAAAATATGACCGTTTTATGAAGAAGAAAAATCACCATTTGTTTCTTACTAAAACTACGagggtcatttttttttttttggcggaCGCAATTCCAGCAAACTAGACTCCTCTGCAATATGTCATTTCCAATCAAGCAAAAGTGTGAGCCTTTCTTTGGTCAAGGGGATAAAGGTACAAATAAAACTCAGTCGAATGAAGCTGTAGATGCAAGGGAACTATGGTCAATCAACTACTTCCGTATATATAGTCGTCTAACTAGGACTAGGAATAGTCATCCAGGGTAACCCTTACCCCTCAACAAAAAATAGGCCCAAATTAGTACCTGCACCCCCAAccaaaaaaaaagtccaaaataAGAGAGAAAACACTGGCTTCAGTTTCAGAAATGAAATCAACCCAAGAAGACACAACAAAGCACAAGGGATCCTGACAAAACCCATACGGTACATACTGTCGCCATCTCACCAGTACTTTCGGACTGCTTATCTTTGCCATTTTGTTGATTTAAGACTACCAGATTTTGCACGAGTGCAACGCTGCAATCTAATGTGCCAATCACAACATGAATGTTTCTCTCTTAGTGAAACATGTGTCACTTTGTTATTTAAGCTACGTGTCCACCACGACACATTTTTTAGTTTAAAACATGATTTTTTTTCCACAAAGTAGTCATATCCTACACTCGAAACTGTGTACTACTACTTGCATCATTTCAAGTTTCAACCAACTCGGAGCAACGTTAAGTGAAACCAGGTTATTTCACCCTCAGAAGACATAGCGAGCTAAGCTTCTTCAACAGCTCGCCATAATGAAAACACAGCCTAGTCAACTCTGTGCACATATTAAGATATGAAGTGGAACACAAACTGAAAGTTATCTAGCTTCAATACTGGTTATCAATCAGATCTGCAGAAATTAGGCAGCAAACATACCTTGATGGATTGTATCAGCTGAGGTGTAGCGTCAGAAAATTTATAACTAACTGGATGCCATCCACGCCTTTCACGGTCTCTAGTGGATGGAAGATCCCAAGCCGTATGTGTCAAAGATCTCCGTGTAATCTCGTCTTCAAGGCCTTCTTGCTGGATTTTGTCGGCAAAAGGGAGCAAAAGTTCAATGGTATAATTATTAGAAATAAAAATTCGCAACAATCCTTTTACTATCAACAATCAAATATAACTTCCTGCACTATATGTTAGTTTTTGTCAGTCTGTTCAGTGCAAACAGGATTCAGTTAAATTTCAGTATATCAAGTTATCACCTGCATAATCAACGGGCACAAAACAGAAAATATAGAGGACTATTTAGTCTATTAGGAACGTATTAAGATCAAATCACTGCTTAGGTTGAAACTTGAAATTGTTCTTTGTACGGTATCATGGCCTCAATGACCCTGAGGTCTCAAGTTCAAATCCTGAAAACCCCCATTCTAACAAATGAAATTTCAGAACTACGTATGGGTGGGCCTATGTATAAAATTTAATGTAATCTAGTCATTATATGCCTAACTGTAAAATGACCCGTTTCATAAAGCCATAAACAAAAAGGTGACCAACTATGCTACACTAATCACTTTTTTTGTGTTCTAGTTTCTATCCTCTGTTGCTCCAATGTCACAACTTCTAGCTTCCTAAACAGGATCCTTAAAAGATCCAAAAATAAATAGCGGTGTTTGGGCATAAAGCCGTCATAAGGCATGAACCTTCACCTTGTGCCTTGGCTTTAGGAATCCTTTGCACCATGATGCACCTTGCGCTTCCCAAAGCAGAGCTCTTATTGGTCTAAATTAGAATAACGAAAACTTCAGAAACACGCACCCACAAAAGACATGTTTCataaagaaagtaaagagctaaAAGGGAAAAAAGATTTTTGACTacgttatactccctccattcacaTCAATTCCATTCATTTGTAAATGACGCCAAGATTAATAAAGAGACATAAAATAGGGGAATAAATAGCAACCTATAACGTGCAAGTGTATTAGAAAACATTATGCAACGGTATTTTGGTCTtaagattatttttttttttccaaaaaaggGAACGTACGGAACCCATATAGGACCAAAATTGAATACGTGTGGAAATGAATTGAACGTAGGGAGTACGAGTTTTTGGTTAGGtgctaccttatatttaggggatTTCGTAAAACAACTACACTTGTTTTACTTTTCTTGCTTTTTTAAGTGAAAGataaatatcattaataaaaGGCCATACGACATCGAGAACGGATATTGGATTGAATGAAATACAATTTTGTAAAAACTAAACAAATCAAATCCTTCCTAAAACAAAGATCGCTATTAGAATAAGACAAGTGCATACCCTCCAATATACCCTTGTTTATTGACACAACCTTTCCCGGGTTAATGGATGTGGCGTAGTTTTCAAAAGGATGAAATTTGTCTATTTTTACAGATTGTAGACGAAGATCTGGCCTCAATCACGATACCATATTTAGAATCGTTAAGGCACTGATCTTCCACATACTCCTAACCGAAGTTCTTGAACCTCTCACAATGAGAGAACGAAACCACCAAAATACGGGAAGAAACCCATCAATTGATGGGAGCAAAACTCCCCTAAATGGAGAGCCAAAAGCCATTAGAAACACAACTACTATAATATTAATAACTAAAATGAAATTTGGGGCTTACCACTAACCACTACCAAAGATGATAGATGGTAGCCCCATGAAAATGGAGAGGGTTTTTTCTTGGGGCCTTTTGGGGAGTGAGAGGAGCTTATTTTTCTTGCTTTACACTACCttgtgttttcattttttttcgccAAACACTACTAAAGTGACTATTCCGGCCGAAAACGCCAAATTTACGAGGTTAACTTGCTTCTATTTCGCCAAAAACTACCTTACTTTCTCATTTTTTTACAAAACTACCTAGCATTTTTCTTTGTTTCCCAAACTACCCGACTTTAATTTCTGCTCTAAACTAATTTCAATTTCTTTTCTTCTCCaaatttgatttcattttcattttaccAATTACATGTATGTAATAATAAAATCTTTTCTATTATTTTACAGTCAAATTAATTTTTTTCTAGTACATTATTAGAAGATGGCATGGATTTGACAATGCCAATAGACACTTTGGAGAGGTGGGGCACTAAGAGGAGTGTAAAGTTGTAAACCTAAGTCCATAACAAAATAAGAACTTATCCTAAAACACATGGACACCGGAGGACTGCACGCTAGACATTAACAGGTACACCAGCCACCTTAATCTTCTGAAATGGAGCATGTAGAAACAATACTCCATGCCCTTTAAGTCATACATTTACCTTAATGTTACTGCTCCACATGTGTACACAATTAGCCATAGGTAATCATCTGACCCCCTTGGTTTCTAACTCAGTTTTACAACCAATAAACTCTCTTTTACTTGTACAGTCCCTTAACATATTATAATTCAAAACATGCCACCACTAATTACACCCATGGTCTTACAACCGCTAATTACATGAGAATGGGGTAGCAATCTCGGAGACTTGATCAATAGTTGCACAATGGGCCTTAACCAAGCGTTAGCGTTAATGCTTCTGTCAGATTTATTCCAAGCTAAACGCCGAATTTTGGGTACTTGATGCCTATTGAGTATTGACTTGTAGCCTTCGAGCACTTTGCCTTCTTTGTTACTATGATAAAAATGATTTACCAAAATACCATTTATATGAAAATTGGCACTTTTTACCATTGatattaattttttaatttgGATAAGATGAGGTACTTCATAAGAACTAACAAAATTAAACAAGAAAAATATTAGGGATTTTCTACCATATACCCTTGTGTTTTTTAAATTTCTGCCATATACCCCTATTGTTTCTAACTTTCTACGTTATACCCCTTGATACAGGATACAGGAATTAACCCAGGAATGGAGAAAGGGTAATTCGAGGATTCTGTACAAGATCAAACTCAACAGAAGATGAATAAGAGAGAGAGGGATAATTGAAAGATTGAAGATTTTATTGAGAGTTTTctgtaaaaatgatgaatgaatctaTTACAGAGAATGAGTATAGCTTTTATACTAAAATGACAGCTAATTGACAGCTCAACTCTAACAACTTCTCAACTGACTTTGGCGCCAAAGTTCACAATTTGTTATTTCtgttatttatttgttatttctgTTACACTGCATCACCCCTCAACCTTCCAAATTTCTATCATATACCATTTTCACCAATTAACACAACATTCACACTCCTCATCTACTTACAACCACAACCACCATTTGTGGTCCAGATTGGTCCCCTAACCACTCGAAATCACCGGCACTACTCCTTTACCCACGGCACATCCACCCAAAACCACGACAAGCCAGGCTCCAATCTGGTCACAACCCAGCCATTGTGTCCAGGATTGTGTCATTGACGTTGTAAGAGCGACAAAAACTCCCTCTTCTGCGTTAAAAATCGGGTTGGGAGAGGTAGTTAAGACGGTTGCTGGTGTTTTGGGTGGATGGGCGGAGGTTTTCATTTTTACTATTATTGATGTTGGCCTCAAAGATAAGGAAGTTTTTGGTGTGTTCAATGTGAGGTGGCGGTAGCTAGGCTGTGGCCTGGACTCGTCGATAGGGAGAGATCCTGCGTTGCCGAGGGAATGTCGGCATTGCCGCATTGGTACTGGTCTGATTGTGGTAAAGGTGTTCGTCTCGGTTGTGTTTTAAGAAGTTGGGTGGTTTGTGGTGGGTTCAATTTGGTGGTAATGAGGAGGTTGGTGGTGAGGAGATGCTTTAtgtgtggtggtggtgatggagggCTGTCCATTGAGAAGAATCAAGGGGATGAAATAGGGTGTTATTAATGTGATGAGGGTAATTAATCAATGTCAAATAACATAACAATGAACATAATAGGATATATGGTAGAAGCTTACAAAATTGGAGGGTATAATATAGAAAGCTAGAAAGAGTAAGGGTATATGGTAGAAATTTAAAAAACACAAGGGTATATGGTAGAAGATCCCTTTTATATAATGATGAGGTCCTTTCACGAAAGTTAAAACATCCTGTTCTGTAAATTGAATATCAACAACTAAGAAAACCATACTGAAAACTGAGAAGCCATGTAATATTGTAATGCGATAACTCACAGCAAGTAAACTTTGAACATAATGTTCATCTGGTATGCAGTTGTGCTCCTTTGATGGATCGACAGGCTGCAGCCAAATAAAATTACAATTAGAAAGTATGCTATGTGCTCTTAATAGTAATCAAGTTAGTTTCAGCCTTCAACGGTCTCAGACTTTCAGGTTTGATAAACAAAAGAAATTGTTGCTGAAATGCTGAACATGAGAAAGGGGAAGCAAACATGACATACACACAATTAGAAAGGACTAAAGTGAGAACTCTTACAAAGGGTTGGTCACGCCAAAATTCGGGAAGTGATTTTCTctgcaaattgacaaaataagtgATGTAAGAGCCACCACGGCTTGCAGAAGAAAACCACGAATAATCCACAAATAACAgagaaaataaaatgaagaacTCTGAGGTCTTGGAGAAATTACAGTGAAAAAGCTTTTGAGACATTACATTCTAATTTGAGTAATCACAGCACAAGCTACAATCATAAAGTCAAAACTCAAAACAGCCTATGTTGACACTTCACAGTATTTGCTTCTGACTTGTATCATAATTGAATGTGAACCATAGAGAGCATAAAAGTATAATAGTTTGATTTAATAAAGGATCCTGCCACCACATTTTACAATCACCAACATCTCATCCAGCATACTGCTGCCGACTGGGCATCCTAAAACAGCAATAGGTGCAGCCACGTCCTGCTTAAGGTTTGAGCAACTTTAAGCAGCAAGGTAGCATAAAGTTTGAACAGCGTAGAAGGGCCAAAGTCAACTGTCTCACAAATTTAACGTCAAAATTAATTTCCAGATACCTCCATGTAGTAGCACAAATATCtccaaacaaataaaataaaggaAAGAAGGAGCTCAGTATTTCCATGATTTTGAATGCACCCAAATCCATTGTCTACAGTTTACATTCTAGTGCACAAAGATGACGACTTGAGGGGCATAAATCTCttcagagaaaaaaaaaatatgaacagTTTCAATATAAACTATATAGCAACCTTGCCATTACCCAGCCAGTTTATCACAAACAATATGAAACTTCTTCTCTAATTCCAACTTCCAAATATCAAGACCATTATGCCATCTCCTATGGCAACAATAAGCCTAGCAATTCACTAAGTGCAGAAATTTATTTCTAGTTGAAAGCGAATAAATGGCAACAGCAACATTAGTGCGGCGCATCAAAGGCTCTCACAGTCCAACAAATGAGGGGCAAGGGAAGCAGGATGTATGCAGTTTTTCTTATCCCTATGTTAACAATGAATAGGGGTTGTTTCCGGGTGACCCATATGAAATTGTATTGAAAATTGCATCGCATGACTGTTCACTGTTActtcaccaaaaaaaataaaaaataaaaaaccacaaCTAggttttttactttattttgtcatAATCCAAAACCAGAGATTAGAGAGCCTTTGGCCCCACTGGAAATGAAAACATGTAATGGGCACATTTTTAAAATTTTAGGTAGCAAAACTTGCCCTGCAATGCTGCTGAAATACAGGGAAAACTGTTTCATCTTTCACAATAACCTCTGCATGTTTCCTATTTAGCACAACCCACTGCAACAAAAGCACAAAAGATTAGGAAAAGCAAACAAAACAAAGAAATAGAATATCCTCCATgctattcatttttttttaatatccCTACCTGTGAACCTTTGCGCCAATTACTAACAGGAATAATAGGGTGCATCTTTGGATTGTAACGCCCATCCTTTTTGTCAGCGAAACTGTAACCACAATAAAACGTCTACCACAGTCAAGAGCTATTTGGAGACCTGTATGGGCAAGCCATTACGACCCAGTCCTATGTTATACTAAtttcaaatttgaaattttgaacaaACAAAAACTAGCTTTTGTTAAGATGCGAGCACATAGTGGAACATAGGCATTAGTACACGAACCAATAAAAggtaagatatgtaaacaaaatGTGAAAAGGAAAACTATTGTAGCAAATAGCAGATCCTTACCTATCTACAAAACTCCTTGATGTTGACATGATATAATCGTATGTATAGCTAAAGTTGTACAGGGGGATACAGCTGAAATAAGATCAGTTAGCTGAAACATTGTTAGAATGAATAAACACAAACTGAAGCATCCTGGCAAATAACTTCAATAATACTCTTCCGGCTGAGTATTCAGAATTGACAGAAACCTCAGCCCAGCTACTTAAACTACTATTGTTTCTCTTGGATACATTGAAACTACCAAATGTAAAGAGAGACAAGAGAACTTTATAAATGACCCTTGATTGGAATGTGCTCACCTGTCGGAAAGGAAAACAAATCGTTCATTTAAAGGATCTACAAGAGCATTTTTCAGCAGAACACGCTCTGCCAGGATCATGGTAGCTTCTCCCCAATCTACCTAGTGAAGTAAATTAGCACAACTGTAATTGTAATAAAAATGTAACAATGGAGTAGTACACAAACATACTTTCAAATTTAAACCCAACTTTTCTGGTAATTTTTTTTAAGATCGATGAACATAGTTACAATTTACAAGTCCAAAGAAAGACAAAGGATAAGAACCAGAAATAAAATGAGCACGATCACAACCTAAACAAACTCagccaaaacattttaaaacatgaAACAATTTGATTGATAATAACAGAAAGTAGAGAGGCAGAGAAGGGCGGAACAAGAGGTCCACAAAAATTGTGCAGCAAGAAACAGACAAGTGCTATGAAGCATTACAATAGATACATATTAGTGACGTGACAGGGATGCCTTGTGTCGAATGGGCAGATTCCCATACAGACGCTAAAagtgcctctctctctctctctccctcacACAAACACGAGCGCGCGCACGCACGCACGCACGCACGCATTTTCTAATTCGAAAATGCATGGCTTGAGGTGAAAGAGTTTGTTAATTAGGTGTGAAAGATTGGTGGTTGGGCTTGTTAGTAGCTACCACAGCTTTCTTTCAGCAAAAAGTTGGCTAACTtaaaacaacaacattaccccagtgcctcaatggctcccgcaaattgcggggtaaggggggtcggatgtacgcagccttacccttgtgttagaaacacaaagaggctgtttccgaatgacccaagatgaaaattgcgtcgagaactgcatcgaaggactgctacttcacaagagaaagaagcgcagccactttagtgagccattttgctttactccatcataatccagaaccaaagagtaatagtctttggctccattggaaatatggctAACTTAAAACAACAGTATCAAAAAATGAAACAGAGATGTTCTGAGgcattttatttttaataaataattaaacAGTTGGTGATAAGATTAAAGCTTGAATGAGAACTGAGAAGGAACAACTCAAGATACCTTCACTAGCCTAGAAACTTAAGATTgtagacaaatataatgaaaaCTTCAAACTTAGTAATTTCTTATCTAAGTAAATATTATTAGTTGCTTCATTTTCTTCCCAACCAAAACAAGCTCAAAACATAGCCATCTCTAATGTAAATGAATATTTTGTAGATTGAAGCCTCGAAGGATGGAGTTCGCTTTCAATTAGTAAAGTTTCCTATTTTTTCTCCATCTACATCACTCCTCCCTTGCTATTTTTGGCGAATTCAATGAAATTCGGGTGAACCAATAAGCAAATTAGGCGAACTTATGTCCAAATGAAACGCCAATCGATTCACGATTTGATTTGTAGGCTCGTTTGTCAAATCTGGCACCCGCGTTCCTTATTGCTAATGAATGCATGGATTCATTACAAAAAGTCTAACCAACCGAGTCCTGGTGCAAACTTGAACTTGAAAAGGCTTATGACCATTTTTCTTGAAGTTTTCTAATGTTTAGTTTTCTCATGGTCTCTTTTCGCATCATTACTAATTGATTCCCGGTGCTTGTTATTTCAATCTGTCGATTTCTTGGCTAGCTCTAGAACCCTGAGTCAAGGAGACCCAtcctctcctcttctctttgTATTAGGTTATGAAATCGCTTAGTCTTGGATATGCAAGGCAGTGAAGATAGGCTTTTTAGATGATGTTGAATCTGTAAATATAAACAATTCTTCTGAACATTTCACCTTTGCGCAACTTCCCGCTGCAAATGATACCTTGATTTTTTTAGAACAAGCAAGGAAACTTTGCATTTCCTGAGGTGTCTTTTGATCTTCAAAGCAATATCTTGCCTTAAGATTAATCTCACAAAGTGTATGCTAATACCTTCACTAAGTGATAGATTTGGATGCAGATTGGATTCTTCCCCTAAGTTGGTCTGCCTCTTAATGCTTATGACACTACATCAAAAAGTGGTCCTTCACAACCTGGATAAGTTGAACCGGATGCAATTCCGCGACCTACATGTAATACCATGACTCGTGATAACGTGAAGCATAATTACGTGTCTCTCATTTGTACGAGTGTCACCTCATGATATCTTTTTATACACAAGCATCGCCCCTTTAGTAACCTTTGTCATTTATTTGGATGTAAGTTGTGTAGGGAAGAGGAGGAGATGGGAAGGCAAGCAATGGAGGTATTCTCATTCCAGTTCATTCTTATATTGGGAAGATTTTGATTTGCATTTAGGGATGAAGATAGGTCCTCCATTTTCCATCACTGTATTTCCTCCAACTCGACCTACTAGGCTACTATCCAAACAAGAGAAACTGATTATCTCTCCTCCCGATCTTCCAACTTTATCCGAGAAAAAATATCAAGTTTATGAATTTCATACGAAGATATTTAACATTATTTTTAgttattaaaaaaagaaaaagatgatATTTTGAATACTTGAGACCGGAGAATTACCATGTCAAATATCCTCATGGTTTAAAAGATATATCTCTCCTCATATTCACATCAAAGTATTAGTAATACTCGCCTAAAAAAAATTAGTCCAGCATCAGCCCTAATACCCAAGGGTTTCAAATAAATGAGCCAAACATAAAAGAGAGGAGCTGTAAGAATGAAAACGACAGTACAGATCATTGCACAAGTTGAGTTAACTTCAAAGAGGCCTTTCCTACCCAAAACTTAAGACAAAAGATAGACTTCGTCGACGAACTGGCAGCCATACAATGAGGAGCAAAGTTTGTACCAGGAAATCTATCAGCGAAATGAATTCAGATTTTCATTCATGGCTATTCCATTTCCATCAGACTTGGTCAAGGGTCCATAACAATCAGTCAATATAAGCCCTAACAATCATAGTATACAACATGTGCCAGACACTCCACCACGACCACTTTATAAGGGTTGTGAAGGTTATGACCACTGACTATGAGGCGGCTTACTGATACATTTATGGTACAATGACCAAAATACAGGCGAGGACGATTAGGCAATCCATTTAATACGATGGAAATTATATATATTACTACCTCCATTCATAACCAAacacaacatttttttttttttgacactaTTCACGAACAAGGAGAATCTTCATGAAGAAACAATATGGTCATGTTTAAAGAGTACAATAAGAATATCGAACTTTTAAATGTTTTCATAATGTAAAAGTAAGATATTTACGATGCAAATTGTGCATTGGCAAGTTTATAAAAGTCAAATGTCATGTTTGgatttgaatggagggagtaccaaAGAGTATTCAAGAAAACTCACTAAAATCTATTGCAATTTCAGATACAAACAGAACAAAACATCCTAAAGCCCCTGTCTTTTAGATTTTTAATAGAGTTCTTCATTAAGATATTTTATGAATATAAGGCATACCACCTCATGTCAGTTATCTCAAAGATCAAACAGAAAATCAGGCTCGAAGCTTACTTGTATACTGTCATTCACTTGGCGGTCTAAAAAGTAGAGGGATTTTGTTGTTGCCTTGTTCAAGAGGAACCCAGGTCTTGAGTGAACATAGATAGTGAATTTTTTGTCCTTGTCTGCCTACAGAAAGACCAACATTGTAAATTCAACGCAATATTATTTATAGCGACATATGCGTATTAGTTTATAAGGAAGATCAACCTATAAATTACATTCACATAAATTGATAATTTGAGCAAAAAGACTATATTCACCCCGAAACATCACATTCAAATGTTTGCATAGACAGAAAAAGGTGAACTGCTGTGACACTGACGCTGCAATGTGGCCACTAGACATGATAAGATTCTAACACTTCCGTGATTAATCATTACATTGCACCCAGTAGATGCAGCATGGCAACAAAATGCATCAGCTACGTAACAAACTAATATAACCGCATTTCTGTGATTACGATCATAATACCCAGTAGATGATGTGACAACCAATTTTCAAATTATCACCTGAACATAATCGACATTTCCGTGGTTTTATCGCTACTGGCCATTAGTTTTATAGAGGATTGTAAAATATCTATGGAAAAAAAAAGGCCACAAGAGATAAAAATAGACTACTAACATTGGAAATCAAACTTGAATTTCAAATTCAAGACGTCAAGAACTAAGTCGTTTGATAAACTTCTCTTAAATTACGGCCACAATAGCCATGATAAAATCCTTAAGTTATGTCTGAGACATCTTAATACTTGGGTTTTATGTTGCTCGGACTCTTTAATATTACCTCACATACTCATGTCGGATATACACTCAGACAATATGACATTTCATTTTAGACCAAGAACATGAATTTTTTTCCATAAAATAGTCGTAAAACTAACTATTTAAAATCTACTTTCTGCTCATTGCTGAACAAGGCATTTgatgaaacaacaaaatagtaCGGAGTATATAAATTTGTAAAAGGGTAGCTTGAGCCCAATCTACTCTCCGGATCCGTCATTTACCAAACATTGTAACCAGAAGATTAATTGGTCGGATATGCTAAATAGTCGTAAATCTAGTCAAAACCACCAATATGTTGTTTATAAAAAAAACGCAGCCTTGATTAACAAAATGCAGGATATCATCCAAAGGCCAAGCAATTAAAAGTTGAGCTTGACAATAATCTTAATATGAAAGAAAAAAACATCAGTTAATCTGTTAATCATATAGTAACCGattaaataaaaagaaatggtAATATGGTAGGATTTTCACAGGAATAGGGTGTTATGCAAACATAAGTGGGCCATAATTAAAATGGTACACTTGATAATTATGACTAATTAATGACATTTGGATCACTTCATTAAATGTATGGGACCTTTGAGCATACCTTAATCCAAAGTTAGTACAAAAAACATGACAACAATACTGGCagcaatattatataaaattaaaacaCAAATTATCATCTTAAACTTAGTGAATTTAGAAATGAAGTAAAAAAAGAGAAGCATACCCTGAAAAAGGCATCCCAGTAAAAATCAAGAGGAAGACGATTGCGAGCAATGAAGAGGAAGGCAATTTTAGGGTTAGAAGGAAAGGGATTACGGAAAATAGGGAGAAGTAGATTAATAGAGCGGGAATTGAACTCAAGAAGGAGTAAAGATGCAATGCAAAGACATAGTAGTAGTGCGAAGAAAGTGGTAGTGTTGCATTTCTGAAGTGATCTTTGCTGGAAACTGGATCTTCTCTTCATTGTAGATCACACAATTCCAATTCATGGGGGATTTAGTGTTGTTGAtggagtagtagtagtaatagtaacaGCACTGATTTTGCATCAGAGAGATGCAAAAATGGAGTAAGAAAGAGTAAGATGGAATCAAAGTGGAGTGAGTGTACAAGTTTGGTCAATTCACTTGAGTCTTGTGACTCACCCTCCCAACCACACCTTGTCCTCcgcctttttttttaaaaaattattatGTGTCGTTTTGATAGGGATGCCATGTTGCGGATACGGTAAGTGTGAATATCGCTGGTATACGGTAAATGTGGATAGTGCCGAATGTGGTGCGGCTTGTAAATGTATGAGTCAACATGGCAAAATTCACCTCAGTCGAATGGCCGGAGTCGTACCCCATAACCAAGCTGAGAACCGGCATGCCCCGAATTCAAAT
The Silene latifolia isolate original U9 population chromosome 11, ASM4854445v1, whole genome shotgun sequence genome window above contains:
- the LOC141612216 gene encoding glycosyltransferase BC10-like isoform X1 is translated as MKRRSSFQQRSLQKCNTTTFFALLLCLCIASLLLLEFNSRSINLLLPIFRNPFPSNPKIAFLFIARNRLPLDFYWDAFFRADKDKKFTIYVHSRPGFLLNKATTKSLYFLDRQVNDSIQVDWGEATMILAERVLLKNALVDPLNERFVFLSDSCIPLYNFSYTYDYIMSTSRSFVDSFADKKDGRYNPKMHPIIPVSNWRKGSQWVVLNRKHAEVIVKDETVFPVFQQHCRRKSLPEFWRDQPFPVDPSKEHNCIPDEHYVQSLLAQEGLEDEITRRSLTHTAWDLPSTRDRERRGWHPVSYKFSDATPQLIQSIKEIDNINYETEYRREWCSSKGKPAPCFLFARKFTRPAALRLLNTTMLCLECN
- the LOC141612216 gene encoding glycosyltransferase BC10-like isoform X2, coding for MKRRSSFQQRSLQKCNTTTFFALLLCLCIASLLLLEFNSRSINLLLPIFRNPFPSNPKIAFLFIARNRLPLDFYWDAFFRADKDKKFTIYVHSRPGFLLNKATTKSLYFLDRQVNDSIQVDWGEATMILAERVLLKNALVDPLNERFVFLSDSCIPLYNFSYTYDYIMSTSRSFVDSFADKKDGRYNPKMHPIIPVSNWRKGSQWVVLNRKHAEVIVKDETVFPVFQQHCRRKSLPEFWRDQPFPVDPSKEHNCIPDEHYVQSLLAQEGLEDEITRRSLTHTAWDLPSTRDRERRGWHPVSYKFSDATPQLIQSIKEIDNINYETEYRREWCSSKGKPAPCFLFARKFTRPAALRLLNTL
- the LOC141612216 gene encoding glycosyltransferase BC10-like isoform X3 → MKRRSSFQQRSLQKCNTTTFFALLLCLCIASLLLLEFNSRSINLLLPIFRNPFPSNPKIAFLFIARNRLPLDFYWDAFFRADKDKKFTIYVHSRPGFLLNKATTKSLYFLDRQVNDSIQVDWGEATMILAERVLLKNALVDPLNERFVFLSDSCIPLYNFSYTYDYIMSTSRSFVDSFADKKDGRYNPKMHPIIPVSNWRKGSQRKSLPEFWRDQPFPVDPSKEHNCIPDEHYVQSLLAQEGLEDEITRRSLTHTAWDLPSTRDRERRGWHPVSYKFSDATPQLIQSIKEIDNINYETEYRREWCSSKGKPAPCFLFARKFTRPAALRLLNTTMLCLECN